A single Curtobacterium sp. MCJR17_020 DNA region contains:
- a CDS encoding chorismate mutase: MSDDVTPPEPEATAVAELRSIRQSIDNIDAAVIHMLAERFKYTQRVGHLKAESGMPAADPDREQVQVARLRSLAAEAHLDPAFAEKFLNFIVAEVIHHHERIAGRDE; encoded by the coding sequence ATGAGCGACGACGTCACCCCGCCCGAGCCCGAAGCGACGGCTGTCGCCGAACTCCGGAGCATCCGGCAGAGCATCGACAACATCGACGCCGCCGTCATCCACATGCTCGCCGAGCGCTTCAAGTACACGCAGCGAGTGGGGCACCTGAAGGCCGAATCGGGCATGCCCGCCGCTGACCCAGACCGCGAACAGGTCCAGGTCGCACGGCTCCGGAGCCTCGCCGCCGAGGCGCACCTCGACCCCGCCTTCGCCGAGAAGTTCCTCAACTTCATCGTCGCCGAGGTCATCCACCACCACGAGCGCATCGCCGGACGCGACGAATGA
- a CDS encoding 2-hydroxyacid dehydrogenase — MPIVTLPFAELVDRFGPVPDGIELDVWDVEAPYGRPDDVAITFLPFYFGGRHRWQFVHDLPALELLQLPSAGYEHAVPHVPGHALLANGRGIHDDETAELAVGLALTSLRELGAFQADRANGVWDARETRSLADRRVTVVGFGAIGSAIATRFEAFRTEVTVVARTARDQDGRHVHAFGELPELAPTTDVLVLIAPLTDETERLVDAELLAALPDGALVVNVARGKVVDTDALVAELQSERLFAALDVTDPEPLPDGHPLWTTPNTVLTPHVGGNTDLSVPRSIELMRRQVAALAEGRPFENLIER, encoded by the coding sequence GTGCCCATCGTCACCCTGCCCTTCGCGGAGCTCGTCGACCGGTTCGGCCCCGTGCCGGACGGCATCGAGCTGGACGTGTGGGACGTCGAGGCGCCGTACGGTCGCCCGGACGACGTCGCCATCACGTTCCTGCCGTTCTACTTCGGTGGACGGCACCGTTGGCAGTTCGTGCACGACCTGCCGGCGCTCGAGCTCCTGCAGCTGCCGAGCGCTGGCTACGAGCACGCGGTGCCGCACGTGCCCGGTCACGCCCTGCTGGCGAACGGTCGGGGGATCCACGACGACGAGACCGCCGAGCTCGCCGTCGGTCTGGCGCTGACCTCGCTGCGTGAGCTCGGGGCGTTCCAGGCCGATCGCGCGAACGGTGTGTGGGACGCTCGGGAGACCCGTTCCCTGGCCGACCGCCGGGTCACGGTCGTCGGCTTCGGCGCGATCGGGTCGGCGATCGCCACCCGGTTCGAGGCGTTCCGCACCGAGGTCACCGTGGTGGCCCGCACCGCTCGCGACCAGGACGGTCGCCACGTGCACGCGTTCGGCGAGCTGCCCGAGCTGGCACCGACGACGGACGTCCTCGTGCTCATCGCGCCGCTGACTGACGAGACCGAACGGCTGGTCGACGCCGAGCTGCTGGCCGCACTGCCGGACGGCGCCCTTGTGGTGAACGTCGCCCGCGGCAAGGTCGTCGACACCGATGCTCTGGTGGCGGAGCTGCAGTCCGAGCGGCTGTTCGCGGCGCTCGACGTCACCGACCCCGAGCCCCTGCCCGACGGCCACCCGCTGTGGACGACGCCGAACACGGTCCTCACGCCGCACGTCGGCGGCAACACCGACCTGAGCGTCCCGCGGTCGATCGAGCTGATGCGTCGGCAGGTCGCCGCGCTGGCCGAGGGTCGCCCGTTCGAGAACCTGATCGAGCGCTAG
- a CDS encoding GNAT family N-acetyltransferase: MHRPALTVTEVDPYTLVVGAPPLADYLRLRQDSGLSPKDAEQGAGAIAGSWSACHVVDADGTPVAMGRTIGDGGWYFHIADIATDPDHQRRGLGRRVVEWLLDDVRDRAPAGAFVTLVGDPPGQRLYRSLGFDDVARSLGMALRLD, encoded by the coding sequence GTGCATCGTCCTGCTCTGACCGTGACCGAGGTCGACCCGTACACCCTGGTCGTCGGGGCGCCGCCGCTGGCGGACTACCTGCGTCTGCGCCAGGACTCCGGACTCTCGCCGAAGGATGCCGAGCAGGGCGCCGGAGCGATCGCCGGCAGCTGGTCGGCGTGCCACGTCGTGGACGCCGACGGCACACCGGTGGCGATGGGCCGGACGATCGGCGACGGCGGGTGGTACTTCCACATCGCCGACATCGCCACCGATCCCGACCACCAGCGCCGTGGGCTCGGACGCCGTGTGGTCGAGTGGCTGCTCGATGACGTCCGCGACCGAGCACCCGCCGGGGCCTTCGTCACGCTCGTCGGGGATCCGCCCGGTCAGCGGCTGTACCGGTCGCTCGGGTTCGACGACGTCGCGCGGAGTCTCGGCATGGCACTCCGACTGGACTGA
- a CDS encoding beta-propeller fold lactonase family protein, with protein MSVDLPTLLVGSYTATGGGNATGISLVDGGVARAGAGAVARTVAVLDDPSFLAVSGDRVYAVSETNDGGVSAFRMQNGALEHLWDASAGGDAPCHLRVDPSGALIVTNYVSGTVTAISLAAAESFSASVLASDGVVLPADGVHGRTDRLAVPASAIAVATLPAATGPVQDRQDAPHAHQSVATPDGTVLVADLGGDALHEFRVTVSADGVPTLEALRVHHVAPGVGPRHLAWYDGDLFIAGELDGAVHRLRRDESGSLVTIASTPTFEGAVGESLLSHIEVDDAGLVTVAVRGRDLIVVLDAADDGLALVGSASCGGAWPRHFARVPGYVLVANERSDAIAVLPIGADGVPGEAVEQIAVGTPTCIVLL; from the coding sequence ATGAGCGTCGACCTGCCGACGCTGCTCGTCGGTTCCTACACCGCCACCGGCGGCGGGAACGCGACCGGCATCTCCTTGGTCGACGGCGGCGTTGCCCGCGCGGGCGCGGGCGCGGTCGCTCGTACCGTCGCGGTGCTCGACGATCCCTCGTTCCTCGCCGTGTCGGGCGACCGTGTCTACGCCGTGTCCGAGACGAACGACGGCGGCGTCTCCGCCTTCCGGATGCAGAACGGCGCGCTCGAACACCTGTGGGACGCCTCCGCCGGCGGTGACGCCCCGTGCCACCTGCGGGTCGACCCGTCCGGGGCCCTCATCGTCACCAACTACGTCTCCGGCACCGTCACCGCCATCTCCCTGGCGGCGGCCGAGTCGTTCTCCGCCTCGGTGCTCGCGAGCGACGGCGTCGTCCTGCCCGCCGACGGCGTGCACGGCCGCACCGACCGGCTCGCCGTCCCCGCCTCGGCCATCGCCGTCGCGACCCTCCCGGCCGCCACCGGCCCGGTGCAGGACCGGCAGGATGCGCCGCACGCGCACCAGTCCGTCGCGACGCCGGACGGCACGGTGCTCGTCGCCGACCTCGGCGGCGACGCGCTGCACGAGTTCCGCGTGACCGTGTCGGCCGACGGCGTCCCCACGCTCGAGGCGCTGCGCGTGCACCACGTGGCGCCCGGCGTCGGCCCGCGGCACCTGGCCTGGTACGACGGCGACCTGTTCATCGCCGGTGAGCTCGACGGCGCGGTCCACCGACTCCGCCGCGACGAGTCCGGCTCGCTCGTGACGATCGCCTCGACCCCGACGTTCGAGGGTGCTGTGGGGGAGTCGCTCCTCAGCCACATCGAGGTCGACGACGCCGGACTCGTCACCGTCGCCGTCCGTGGCCGCGACCTGATCGTGGTGCTCGACGCTGCCGACGACGGGCTCGCGCTCGTCGGGTCCGCGTCGTGCGGGGGTGCCTGGCCGCGGCACTTCGCCCGGGTGCCCGGGTACGTGCTCGTCGCCAACGAGCGGTCGGACGCCATCGCCGTGCTGCCGATCGGTGCCGACGGTGTGCCGGGCGAGGCCGTCGAGCAGATCGCCGTCGGGACCCCGACGTGCATCGTCCTGCTCTGA